A single region of the Syntrophotaleaceae bacterium genome encodes:
- the nifJ gene encoding pyruvate:ferredoxin (flavodoxin) oxidoreductase, giving the protein MIRQKATIDGNTAAAHVAHATNEVIAIYPITPSSNMGEISDIKSAQGERNIWGTVPLVTEMQSEAGAAGAVHGALQAGALTTTFTASQGLLLMIPNMFKIAGELTPTVFHVSARAIAAQALSIFGDHSDVMACRSTGFAMLASNNVQEVMDFALIAQAATLRSRVPFLHFFDGFRTSHEVQKVEELTHDDMRVMLDDDLIAAHRQRALSPDHPVIRGTSQNPDVYFQGRESVNRYYRETPSVLEQEMDRFARLTGRRYGLVDYVGAADAERVIILMGSGADTVHETVEALSALGEKVGMLKIRLFRPFPAKALLEALPATVRKIAVMDRTKEPGSLGEPLYLDVCGALGEAFAGGHNALPVMPRIVGGRYGLGSKEFTPAMVKAVFDNLKDDMPKNHFVIGIEDDICGTSLTYNPAYANEKGDLYSALFYGLASDGTVGANKNSTMIIGEKTDNQVQAYFVYDSKKAGTITTSHLRFGKATIRSPYLIDRADFIACHNFTFLEKCDMLSKAREGATFLLNSLYDQDQVWDHLPREVQEQIIAKKLRLFVINAGKIADEIGLGGRINVIMQTAFFKISSIIPLDNVLPAIKDAIRKSYSKAGDKVVAMNCQAVDAALENLFELPIPAAADSTLQRPPLVSSDAPPFVQEVLATIIAGKGDSLPVSRMPSDGTFPTATSRFEKRNIALEIPVWDQDLCVQCGLCSYVCPHATIRMNIYAPESLKGAPASFKSAEARGQEYAGMRCSVQVAPEDCIGCALCAVVCPARSKDAPEHKALTMQFKVPLREQETRNWDFFLGLPALDPQLIKRDSLKGSQLIAPLFEFSGACAGCGETPYLKLMSQLFGDRALVANSTGCTSIVGGNLPTTPWATRQDGRGPAWSNSLFEDTAEFGFGMRLAVDKLSVSARELLEQLVNCGCRVCGSMRPLMSEILAARQDSQSDIEAQRARVASLKAQLADCTDPAAKKLMTIADYLVKKSVWCVGGDGWAYDIGYGGLDHVIASDKNINLLVLDTEVYSNTGGQASKSTPLAAVAQFAAGGKNTPKKDLGLMAMSYGTAYVAGVSLANPAQAIKAFLEAEAFDGPSLIIAYAHCIAHGIDMTQGIDIQKKAVACGHWPLFRYNPARAEAGLNPLQLDSREPTQTFEDFASTQNRFQVLRRSNPEAAAELIARANAWTARRFELYRKLAQ; this is encoded by the coding sequence ATGATTCGACAGAAAGCAACCATCGACGGCAATACCGCGGCCGCCCATGTCGCCCACGCCACCAATGAAGTGATCGCCATCTACCCTATCACTCCTTCCTCGAACATGGGCGAAATCTCGGACATCAAGAGCGCCCAGGGGGAGCGGAACATCTGGGGAACGGTACCGCTGGTGACGGAGATGCAGTCGGAAGCCGGGGCCGCGGGAGCGGTTCATGGAGCCTTGCAGGCCGGCGCCCTGACGACAACCTTTACCGCCAGTCAGGGATTGCTCCTGATGATTCCCAACATGTTTAAAATCGCCGGTGAACTCACCCCGACGGTTTTTCACGTGTCAGCGCGCGCCATTGCCGCCCAGGCCCTGTCGATCTTTGGCGACCACTCGGACGTCATGGCCTGCCGCTCCACGGGTTTCGCCATGCTCGCGTCCAACAATGTGCAGGAGGTCATGGATTTCGCCCTGATCGCCCAGGCAGCCACCCTGCGCAGCCGGGTCCCCTTCCTGCACTTTTTCGACGGCTTCCGAACCTCCCATGAAGTTCAGAAAGTCGAAGAACTCACTCATGACGACATGCGCGTCATGCTCGACGACGACCTCATTGCTGCACACCGTCAGCGGGCCCTGTCGCCGGATCACCCCGTCATTCGGGGCACCTCGCAGAACCCCGACGTCTATTTCCAGGGCCGGGAATCGGTTAACCGCTACTACCGCGAGACCCCGTCCGTCCTCGAGCAAGAAATGGATCGCTTCGCCCGCCTGACAGGCCGCCGGTATGGCCTGGTCGATTACGTCGGCGCCGCGGATGCCGAACGGGTCATCATCCTCATGGGCTCCGGAGCGGACACGGTCCACGAAACCGTCGAAGCTTTGTCCGCCCTTGGCGAAAAGGTCGGCATGCTCAAGATCCGCCTCTTCCGGCCGTTTCCGGCAAAAGCCTTGCTGGAAGCCCTGCCGGCGACGGTTCGCAAGATTGCGGTCATGGATCGGACCAAGGAACCGGGATCACTGGGCGAACCCCTCTACCTTGATGTCTGCGGTGCCCTCGGCGAAGCCTTTGCCGGCGGCCACAACGCCCTGCCCGTCATGCCCCGCATCGTCGGCGGACGGTACGGCCTCGGTTCCAAGGAATTCACCCCCGCCATGGTCAAGGCCGTATTCGACAACCTCAAGGACGATATGCCGAAAAACCACTTTGTCATCGGCATCGAGGACGATATCTGCGGCACCAGCCTGACCTACAACCCGGCCTATGCCAACGAGAAAGGCGATTTGTACTCGGCCCTGTTCTACGGCCTGGCCTCGGACGGCACCGTCGGCGCCAACAAGAACTCCACGATGATCATCGGCGAGAAAACCGACAACCAGGTGCAGGCCTATTTCGTCTACGACTCGAAGAAGGCCGGCACCATCACCACGTCCCATCTGCGTTTCGGCAAGGCGACCATCCGCTCCCCCTATCTCATTGACCGGGCCGACTTTATCGCCTGTCACAACTTCACCTTCCTGGAAAAGTGCGACATGCTGTCCAAGGCTCGCGAGGGCGCGACCTTCCTGCTCAACTCCCTCTACGATCAGGATCAGGTCTGGGATCATCTGCCGCGGGAGGTTCAGGAGCAGATCATTGCCAAAAAGCTCCGACTGTTCGTCATCAACGCCGGCAAAATCGCCGATGAGATCGGTCTGGGCGGCCGCATCAACGTGATCATGCAGACCGCCTTTTTCAAAATATCCAGCATCATCCCCCTGGACAACGTGCTGCCGGCCATCAAGGACGCCATCCGCAAGAGCTACAGCAAGGCCGGGGACAAGGTGGTGGCCATGAACTGCCAGGCCGTGGATGCCGCGCTGGAAAACCTTTTCGAGTTGCCGATTCCGGCCGCGGCCGACAGCACCCTGCAGCGGCCGCCCCTGGTAAGCTCGGATGCGCCCCCCTTCGTCCAGGAAGTGCTGGCCACCATCATCGCCGGCAAAGGGGACAGCCTGCCCGTGTCCCGCATGCCGTCGGACGGGACCTTTCCGACCGCCACGTCGCGCTTCGAGAAGCGCAACATCGCCCTGGAGATTCCGGTCTGGGATCAAGACCTGTGCGTCCAGTGCGGTCTGTGCTCCTACGTCTGCCCCCATGCCACCATCCGCATGAACATCTATGCTCCGGAATCCCTCAAGGGCGCGCCGGCTTCCTTCAAGTCCGCCGAAGCCCGGGGCCAGGAGTACGCCGGCATGCGCTGCTCGGTGCAGGTGGCGCCGGAAGACTGCATCGGCTGTGCTCTCTGCGCCGTGGTGTGCCCGGCCAGGAGTAAGGACGCGCCTGAACACAAAGCCCTCACCATGCAGTTCAAGGTCCCCCTGCGGGAACAGGAAACCCGCAATTGGGACTTCTTCCTCGGCCTGCCGGCGCTCGATCCCCAGCTGATCAAGCGCGACAGCCTCAAGGGCAGCCAGCTGATCGCCCCCCTGTTCGAATTCTCCGGCGCCTGCGCCGGCTGCGGTGAGACGCCCTATCTGAAGCTCATGTCCCAGCTGTTCGGCGACCGGGCTCTGGTGGCCAATTCCACCGGCTGCACCTCCATTGTCGGCGGCAACCTGCCCACCACCCCCTGGGCGACCCGTCAGGATGGACGCGGACCGGCCTGGTCCAACTCCCTGTTCGAGGACACGGCGGAGTTCGGCTTCGGCATGCGCCTGGCCGTGGACAAGCTGAGCGTCTCGGCCCGTGAGCTGCTGGAGCAGCTTGTGAACTGCGGCTGCCGGGTCTGCGGCAGCATGCGCCCCTTGATGAGCGAAATCCTGGCGGCGAGACAGGACAGTCAGAGCGATATCGAAGCCCAGCGGGCTCGAGTCGCCAGCCTTAAGGCGCAGTTGGCCGACTGCACCGACCCGGCCGCGAAAAAGCTGATGACCATCGCCGACTACCTGGTCAAGAAATCGGTCTGGTGCGTAGGCGGCGACGGTTGGGCCTACGACATCGGCTATGGCGGTCTCGACCACGTCATCGCATCCGACAAGAACATCAATCTGCTGGTGCTCGATACGGAGGTCTATTCCAACACCGGCGGCCAGGCCTCCAAGTCCACACCGCTGGCGGCCGTGGCCCAGTTTGCCGCCGGCGGCAAGAATACGCCGAAAAAGGATCTCGGCTTGATGGCCATGTCCTACGGTACCGCCTACGTGGCCGGTGTATCCCTGGCCAACCCGGCTCAGGCCATCAAGGCTTTCCTCGAAGCCGAGGCGTTTGACGGACCCTCCCTGATCATTGCCTATGCCCATTGCATCGCCCACGGCATCGACATGACCCAAGGTATCGACATCCAGAAAAAGGCCGTCGCCTGCGGCCACTGGCCCCTGTTCCGTTACAATCCGGCCCGGGCCGAAGCGGGCCTGAACCCCCTGCAGCTGGACAGCAGAGAACCGACCCAGACCTTCGAGGATTTTGCCAGCACCCAGAACCGCTTCCAGGTCCTGCGTCGCAGCAACCCCGAAGCGGCAGCGGAACTGATTGCCCGGGCCAACGCATGGACTGCGCGTCGCTTTGAGCTTTACCGGAAACTGGCTCAATAA
- a CDS encoding bile acid:sodium symporter produces the protein MWKRLAYLQKNLLWTIPAAMLAGLLTGYFLPVQGLKSTIVPLTFLMVYPMMVNLQIEKVFSTEGLRCQLVTQAINFLLIPFVAYGLGRWFFTDRPLVALGLLLAALLPTSGMTITWTGFAKGDINAAIKMTVIGLVVGSIATPFFVQWLMGTVIEIPLAQVFKQIALIVFVPMVLGYFTQKWLIRHYGKEVYQRDLKNRFPMISTLGVLGIVFVAMALKADSILSRPETLLVYLLPLVLLYSLNFALSTVVASLFFSRGEGIALVYGTVMRNLSIALAIAMTVFKANGAEIAIIIALAYIVQVQAAAWYVKFSERIFGLPAEG, from the coding sequence ATGTGGAAACGTCTCGCCTATCTGCAAAAAAACCTGCTCTGGACAATTCCGGCGGCAATGCTTGCAGGGTTGCTGACCGGTTATTTTCTGCCGGTTCAGGGGCTCAAAAGCACCATCGTACCTCTGACCTTTCTCATGGTCTATCCCATGATGGTCAATCTGCAGATCGAAAAGGTCTTTTCCACGGAAGGCCTGCGCTGCCAGTTGGTGACCCAGGCCATTAATTTTCTTCTGATTCCCTTTGTGGCTTACGGCCTCGGGCGATGGTTTTTTACCGATCGCCCCCTGGTGGCCTTGGGATTGCTCCTCGCTGCGCTTTTGCCGACCAGCGGCATGACCATCACCTGGACCGGATTTGCCAAGGGGGATATCAATGCAGCCATCAAGATGACGGTCATCGGACTGGTGGTCGGCTCGATAGCCACGCCCTTTTTCGTGCAATGGTTGATGGGGACTGTGATTGAAATCCCTCTGGCCCAGGTCTTCAAACAGATCGCTCTGATCGTCTTCGTTCCCATGGTGCTTGGCTATTTCACTCAGAAATGGCTGATTCGCCACTACGGCAAGGAGGTCTATCAGCGGGATCTGAAAAACCGGTTTCCCATGATTTCCACTCTCGGAGTGCTCGGCATCGTCTTTGTTGCCATGGCTTTGAAGGCAGACAGCATTCTGTCCCGACCCGAAACCCTTCTCGTCTATCTGTTGCCCCTGGTCCTGCTCTATTCCCTGAATTTTGCACTCAGCACCGTAGTCGCCAGCCTGTTTTTCTCCCGCGGTGAGGGCATCGCTCTGGTCTACGGCACGGTCATGCGCAACTTGTCCATTGCTCTGGCCATTGCCATGACCGTATTCAAGGCAAATGGCGCGGAAATCGCCATCATCATCGCTCTGGCCTATATCGTTCAGGTCCAGGCGGCGGCCTGGTACGTCAAATTTTCAGAACGGATCTTCGGCCTTCCCGCAGAAGGGTGA
- a CDS encoding 2-oxoacid:acceptor oxidoreductase subunit alpha, with translation MARKVALLQGNEVCAHAAIYAGCTFFGGYPITPSTEVAEVMSVELPKVGGKFIQMEDEIGAMASILGAALTGAKALTASSGPGMSLKQELIGYACIAEIPCVIVNVMRGGPSTGMPTGPSQSDVMQARWGTHGDHPVIALVPASCQEIFSETVRAFNLAEKYRMPVQILVDEILGHMRERIEFPEPGELEIIERAQPTVSPEDYRPFDTRFGDVPPLAAFGSGYRYHVTGLNKAADGFPTTKAELVDAEERRQLRKIEANRKDIEKYEEYRTEDADVLIFAFGTISRSARSAVNILRDGGIKAGLFRPLTLWPFPEQRIAKLSRQVKAIIVPEMNLGQMVLEVERVVKGACAVDGITRVDGEPITPQQIIDKVKEVL, from the coding sequence GTGGCTAGAAAAGTTGCTTTGCTGCAGGGAAACGAGGTGTGCGCCCATGCTGCCATTTATGCCGGCTGCACCTTCTTCGGCGGCTATCCCATAACCCCCTCGACAGAGGTGGCAGAGGTCATGTCCGTGGAACTGCCCAAAGTCGGGGGCAAATTCATTCAGATGGAGGACGAAATCGGGGCGATGGCCTCGATTCTCGGAGCCGCCCTGACCGGGGCCAAGGCTCTCACCGCCAGTTCGGGGCCCGGCATGTCCCTGAAGCAGGAACTGATCGGTTACGCCTGCATCGCGGAAATCCCCTGCGTAATCGTCAACGTGATGCGCGGCGGGCCTTCCACCGGCATGCCCACCGGCCCCAGCCAGTCGGATGTCATGCAGGCCCGATGGGGCACCCATGGAGATCATCCGGTCATCGCTTTGGTTCCGGCCAGCTGCCAGGAAATTTTCAGCGAAACCGTAAGGGCTTTCAACCTTGCCGAAAAGTATCGTATGCCGGTGCAGATCCTGGTAGATGAAATTCTCGGCCATATGCGTGAAAGGATCGAATTTCCCGAGCCCGGCGAACTGGAAATCATCGAGCGCGCACAGCCGACAGTTTCCCCTGAAGACTACCGTCCCTTCGATACCCGCTTCGGCGACGTCCCGCCTCTCGCCGCCTTTGGCTCCGGCTATCGCTATCATGTGACCGGCCTCAACAAGGCGGCCGACGGGTTTCCGACCACCAAGGCCGAACTGGTCGACGCCGAAGAACGCCGCCAGTTGCGCAAGATCGAAGCCAACCGGAAGGATATCGAAAAATACGAGGAGTATCGCACCGAGGATGCCGATGTTCTGATTTTCGCCTTCGGCACCATCAGCCGGTCGGCCCGCTCGGCTGTCAACATCCTGCGGGACGGAGGGATCAAAGCGGGATTGTTCCGCCCATTGACTCTCTGGCCGTTCCCCGAGCAGCGGATCGCCAAACTGTCCCGTCAGGTCAAGGCCATTATAGTACCGGAAATGAACCTGGGTCAGATGGTCCTGGAAGTCGAAAGGGTTGTGAAAGGAGCCTGCGCGGTGGACGGCATCACCCGGGTGGATGGCGAGCCGATCACCCCGCAACAGATCATCGACAAGGTCAAGGAGGTTCTCTGA
- a CDS encoding 2-oxoacid:ferredoxin oxidoreductase subunit beta, producing MAFDYEKYLRPGKLPHIWCPGCGHGIVMKGLLRAIDACGLEKNNTAIVSGIGCASRLPGYVDFNTLHTAHGRAAAFATGIKLAKPEMDVIVVGGDGDGVAIGGNHFIHACRRNIDMTYVLLNNYIYGMTGGQFSPCTPTGDKASTTPYGNPDPVFDIPKLAIGAGATFVARTTAFHATQIDKLIAAGLRHKGMAVIEVLDDCPTAFGRRNKFRSVVEMMKRFKEMVVPVKAAAHMTPEQLEGKILTGILHQENRPEYCEQYQQVIARAQGA from the coding sequence ATGGCTTTCGATTATGAAAAATACCTGCGCCCCGGCAAGCTCCCCCACATCTGGTGCCCCGGTTGCGGCCACGGCATTGTCATGAAGGGCCTGCTGCGCGCGATCGATGCCTGCGGGCTGGAAAAGAACAACACCGCGATTGTTTCCGGCATCGGCTGCGCCAGTCGCCTGCCCGGGTATGTCGATTTCAACACCCTGCATACGGCCCATGGCCGTGCGGCGGCCTTCGCCACCGGCATCAAGCTGGCAAAACCGGAGATGGACGTCATCGTTGTGGGCGGCGACGGAGACGGGGTGGCCATCGGCGGAAACCATTTCATTCACGCCTGCCGGCGCAACATCGATATGACCTACGTGCTGCTGAACAACTATATCTACGGCATGACCGGCGGTCAGTTTTCGCCCTGCACGCCGACGGGCGACAAGGCCTCGACGACACCTTATGGCAATCCCGACCCGGTATTCGACATCCCCAAACTGGCCATCGGCGCCGGCGCCACCTTCGTTGCGCGCACCACGGCCTTCCATGCCACCCAGATTGACAAACTGATTGCGGCGGGGCTGCGGCACAAAGGGATGGCCGTTATCGAGGTTCTGGACGACTGCCCCACCGCTTTCGGCCGCCGCAACAAGTTCCGCTCTGTAGTCGAGATGATGAAGCGCTTCAAGGAGATGGTTGTGCCGGTCAAAGCGGCCGCGCACATGACTCCGGAACAGCTGGAAGGCAAGATCCTGACCGGTATTCTGCACCAGGAGAACAGGCCGGAATACTGCGAACAGTACCAGCAGGTCATCGCCAGGGCACAAGGCGCTTGA
- a CDS encoding 4Fe-4S binding protein, which yields MKPPRVEIIEEYCKGCSICVEFCPTRVFEMEGFLAKVVRPEACINCLQCELRCPDFAVKVHKDDE from the coding sequence ATGAAACCTCCGAGAGTGGAGATTATCGAAGAATATTGCAAAGGTTGCAGCATCTGCGTGGAATTCTGTCCGACCAGGGTGTTCGAGATGGAAGGATTTCTGGCCAAGGTCGTTCGACCCGAAGCCTGCATCAATTGTTTGCAGTGCGAACTGCGCTGCCCGGATTTCGCAGTCAAAGTTCATAAAGACGACGAATAA
- a CDS encoding OFA family MFS transporter gives MFTKEKASGKYILAGMGIFACMGTIYSWSVFRKPLEDLMGIGATESGWPYILFLCFYALGMPLGGGLIEKFGPRVTTLMGGTILSLAWFASGSADTISTLSLTYGVLGGTGVGLVYGAPLAVAARWFPRKKGLAVGCTLAGFGVSPFVTAPLALQLIERFGVMVTFRIFGIIFFICITGLALFLKFPQADEKQEENSVAAASQSAGILSLLRCWQFYGLWTCYAAGTFSGLMAISVTSPVAQEIIHLGPKAAALTVSSFALFNALGRPLFGFLTDRFGARLSISAVFLLILSASGALLLAESGDVVIYFGAFSLLWLALGGWLAIAPVATADLFGALRYCRNYGFVFTAYGVGALAGGLASGLAKDLFGSYQYAFFATAFLAVMGMLVNLALIPGKASFDQARKNGSARSAPHNRREHANLMNRLLANQRAD, from the coding sequence ATGTTTACAAAGGAAAAAGCCTCGGGCAAATACATTCTGGCGGGGATGGGCATTTTCGCCTGCATGGGCACCATCTACTCCTGGAGCGTATTTCGCAAACCCCTGGAAGATCTCATGGGCATCGGAGCCACCGAAAGCGGCTGGCCATATATTCTGTTTTTGTGCTTTTACGCCCTGGGGATGCCGCTGGGAGGCGGTTTGATCGAGAAGTTCGGACCACGGGTCACCACCCTTATGGGAGGAACCATTCTGTCACTGGCCTGGTTCGCGTCCGGATCGGCCGACACCATCTCCACCCTGTCGCTGACCTACGGAGTCCTGGGAGGCACCGGAGTCGGTCTGGTCTATGGTGCTCCCCTGGCAGTGGCCGCCCGCTGGTTTCCTCGGAAAAAAGGGCTCGCGGTCGGTTGTACTCTGGCCGGATTCGGGGTTTCACCTTTTGTCACCGCCCCTCTTGCCCTGCAGCTGATCGAGCGGTTCGGGGTGATGGTGACTTTTCGCATATTCGGAATCATCTTCTTCATTTGCATAACAGGGCTGGCACTTTTCCTCAAATTTCCGCAGGCGGACGAGAAGCAGGAGGAAAATTCCGTGGCGGCTGCATCCCAGTCGGCGGGGATTCTCTCCCTGCTTCGTTGCTGGCAGTTTTACGGTCTTTGGACCTGTTACGCCGCCGGGACTTTCTCCGGCCTGATGGCCATCTCCGTCACCAGCCCTGTTGCCCAGGAAATCATCCATTTGGGACCGAAGGCAGCAGCCCTGACGGTCAGCAGCTTTGCCCTTTTTAATGCCTTGGGACGGCCTTTGTTCGGATTCCTGACAGATCGCTTCGGTGCCCGCCTGAGTATTTCCGCCGTCTTCCTTCTCATCCTGTCCGCTTCAGGTGCACTTCTGCTGGCTGAATCCGGTGATGTGGTCATTTATTTTGGCGCGTTTTCCCTGCTTTGGCTGGCCCTCGGCGGCTGGCTGGCCATTGCTCCGGTCGCCACGGCCGACCTGTTCGGGGCCCTGCGTTACTGCCGCAACTACGGATTCGTCTTTACTGCATACGGGGTTGGTGCCCTCGCCGGCGGCCTCGCCTCCGGACTGGCCAAAGATCTTTTCGGCAGCTACCAGTACGCCTTTTTCGCGACGGCTTTTCTGGCTGTCATGGGGATGCTCGTCAACCTCGCTCTGATACCGGGGAAAGCCTCTTTCGATCAGGCTCGGAAAAACGGCTCCGCGCGGTCCGCCCCCCACAACCGGAGAGAACATGCAAACTTGATGAATCGCCTCTTGGCCAATCAAAGGGCGGACTAA
- a CDS encoding 2-oxoacid:acceptor oxidoreductase family protein gives MTQRYELRFSGAGGQGLITAGIILAEAAAIIEGLYAVQSQSYGPEARGGASKSEVIIAREPIDYPKATSVDACLALTQEAADKYSRDVKPGGLLLVDSDFVRRIPSGPFKTYSLPIISTAKNEIGREIVANVVALGAMVALTGVVSREAGEQAVIARVPAAFVELNKKAYNAGYDKVRSLLE, from the coding sequence ATGACACAAAGATATGAATTACGGTTTTCGGGGGCGGGCGGTCAGGGGCTGATCACCGCCGGAATCATCCTGGCGGAGGCAGCGGCCATCATCGAGGGGCTTTATGCGGTCCAGTCACAGAGCTATGGTCCTGAAGCACGGGGGGGAGCGTCGAAGTCGGAGGTCATCATCGCCCGGGAACCGATCGATTATCCCAAAGCCACTTCCGTCGACGCCTGTCTGGCTCTGACCCAGGAAGCGGCTGACAAATACTCGCGGGATGTCAAGCCGGGAGGGCTCCTGCTGGTCGACTCGGATTTCGTCCGCCGGATCCCCTCGGGTCCTTTCAAGACTTACTCCCTGCCCATCATCAGTACGGCCAAGAACGAAATCGGCCGTGAAATCGTCGCCAATGTCGTGGCGTTGGGAGCCATGGTCGCCCTGACCGGCGTCGTTTCCAGGGAAGCAGGCGAGCAGGCCGTGATTGCCAGGGTTCCCGCGGCTTTCGTCGAACTCAACAAAAAGGCTTACAACGCAGGCTACGATAAAGTCAGATCGCTGCTGGAGTGA
- a CDS encoding winged helix-turn-helix domain-containing protein: MKTSDNHLEENALQQGQKQWTFLDNHAHVLLCLARNPDMVMREVARQVGITERATQKIVKDLVDTQVLERYRVGRCNSYRINLDHPLRHPLESQHTIGELLAMLLTEEELKRARELSAG; this comes from the coding sequence TTGAAAACCTCAGACAATCACTTGGAGGAAAACGCCTTGCAGCAGGGGCAGAAGCAGTGGACCTTTCTGGATAATCACGCCCATGTCCTGTTGTGCCTGGCCCGTAATCCGGACATGGTCATGCGGGAGGTTGCGCGGCAGGTCGGTATTACCGAACGGGCCACCCAAAAAATAGTCAAGGACCTGGTGGATACTCAGGTCCTTGAACGCTATCGGGTTGGGCGCTGCAACAGCTATCGTATCAATCTGGACCATCCGCTGCGCCACCCGTTGGAAAGCCAGCACACCATCGGGGAATTGCTGGCCATGCTGTTGACGGAGGAGGAGCTGAAAAGGGCTCGGGAGCTGAGTGCGGGATGA
- a CDS encoding class 1 fructose-bisphosphatase: protein MLEAGKTKFQIDLRRYLREDGVDEKLTHLICEIAEASKYIINSIRTGDLGVAGTSNLYGEEQLALDVLSDRIMRKRLAQSGVVSNIASEETKDIIAVAPHRSGNFSVAFDPLDGSSLVDVNLAVGTIVSIYSGSDLLLPGRRQVAALYILYGPRTTLVYTTGDGVHEFGMNQLMEYTLLRRNIKLQPRASIYSPGGLRNRYSAGVEKFVCYLEENGAKLRYSGGLVPDINQVLLKGKGIFFYPHLNGNPNGKLRLLFELNPMAFLMEQAGGAASNGRQRILDLMPKALSDCAPFFCGCSEDVSKADEFIAADG, encoded by the coding sequence ATGCTGGAAGCGGGGAAAACCAAATTTCAGATCGATCTGCGCAGATATCTGCGGGAGGACGGAGTCGATGAAAAGCTGACTCATCTCATCTGTGAAATTGCCGAGGCCTCGAAATACATTATCAATTCCATTCGCACCGGCGATCTCGGCGTGGCAGGAACTTCCAATCTCTATGGAGAAGAGCAACTGGCCCTCGACGTGCTTTCCGACCGGATCATGCGCAAGCGGCTGGCTCAGTCGGGTGTGGTCAGCAATATCGCCTCCGAAGAAACCAAGGACATTATCGCTGTCGCTCCCCACCGCTCGGGAAATTTTTCGGTCGCCTTCGATCCTCTGGACGGATCTTCTTTGGTGGACGTCAATCTGGCGGTGGGGACAATCGTTTCCATCTATTCGGGCAGCGATCTGCTGCTGCCGGGTAGACGGCAGGTCGCCGCTCTCTATATTTTGTACGGTCCCCGCACCACTCTGGTCTATACCACCGGCGACGGGGTGCATGAATTCGGCATGAACCAGCTCATGGAATACACTCTTCTCCGCCGCAATATCAAGCTTCAACCCCGGGCTTCCATCTATTCTCCCGGCGGGCTTCGCAACCGCTACTCAGCGGGCGTGGAGAAATTCGTCTGTTACCTGGAGGAGAACGGAGCCAAGCTCCGGTACAGCGGTGGTCTGGTTCCCGACATCAACCAGGTTCTGCTCAAAGGCAAGGGAATATTCTTCTACCCCCATCTCAACGGAAATCCCAACGGCAAGCTGCGCCTGCTCTTCGAACTCAACCCCATGGCATTTCTGATGGAGCAGGCGGGAGGGGCGGCTTCCAACGGCCGGCAAAGAATTCTCGATCTGATGCCCAAAGCTCTAAGCGATTGTGCTCCTTTCTTCTGCGGATGCAGCGAGGATGTGTCGAAGGCTGATGAATTCATCGCGGCCGACGGATAA
- the purE gene encoding 5-(carboxyamino)imidazole ribonucleotide mutase, with protein sequence MNPKVLIVMGSDSDLPILEETAALLKQLDVPYEMRIASAHRTPRKTAELVEGAADRGIQVIIAAAGLAAHLPGVVAAGTILPVIGVPMGGGPLNGVDALYSIVQMPGGIPVATTAIGKAGAKNAALLAAQILALGDSALRQKLIAYREKMAEEVEEKDRKLQQR encoded by the coding sequence ATGAACCCCAAAGTGCTGATCGTCATGGGCAGCGACTCGGATCTGCCGATCCTGGAAGAAACGGCGGCGTTGCTGAAACAGCTGGATGTCCCCTATGAAATGCGTATCGCCTCGGCTCACCGCACGCCACGCAAAACGGCGGAACTGGTCGAAGGGGCTGCCGATCGCGGCATCCAGGTCATCATTGCCGCGGCCGGCCTGGCCGCCCACCTTCCGGGTGTGGTGGCGGCGGGTACCATCCTGCCGGTCATCGGTGTCCCCATGGGAGGGGGTCCCCTGAATGGCGTCGACGCCCTCTATTCCATCGTCCAGATGCCTGGGGGAATTCCCGTCGCCACCACCGCCATCGGCAAGGCCGGTGCAAAAAATGCCGCATTGCTCGCCGCCCAGATTCTGGCTTTGGGCGACAGCGCCCTTCGGCAGAAACTGATCGCCTATCGGGAGAAGATGGCCGAAGAGGTCGAAGAAAAGGATCGGAAACTTCAACAGCGCTGA